The following proteins are co-located in the Thermococcus sp. genome:
- a CDS encoding RsmB/NOP family class I SAM-dependent RNA methyltransferase: MELFYRVGFHEMVADALSLVEERELSSKHALERVFKRATGKDREKARGLAHAYVFEIEKWRAKIDFIINSALKGSTVEDLDPYLTNLLRIGTFEIHFRKVPPAVATDSIIRVVKERLDFSGAKFVNALMHSIEKFDIEKALKKLKEKDRAEWLSVKFSHPRWYVEYIIDLLGYDEAVRLFLSNNRPQRYYVRANTLKTDVDSLRDYLEEKGVRTALTPVPDVLKVLKYKTPVTRFEWYREGKFVIQDLASAYVAHVLSPEPGDRILDLAAAPGSKTFHVAALMENKGEIVAVDYSYDRLMRMREKIKILGIKNVRLVHADGQSFRDNTGF; encoded by the coding sequence ATGGAGCTGTTTTACCGTGTGGGCTTTCATGAGATGGTGGCGGACGCGTTAAGCCTAGTTGAGGAACGCGAGCTGTCATCGAAGCATGCCCTCGAGAGGGTCTTCAAAAGGGCAACCGGAAAAGATCGTGAGAAGGCGAGGGGTTTGGCCCACGCCTACGTCTTTGAGATTGAGAAGTGGCGGGCTAAAATCGATTTCATAATTAATTCAGCCCTTAAAGGCTCAACGGTTGAAGACCTCGACCCCTATCTGACAAATCTCTTAAGGATAGGAACATTTGAGATACACTTCCGAAAGGTCCCGCCCGCCGTTGCCACTGACTCGATAATCCGCGTTGTTAAGGAGCGCCTCGATTTCTCAGGGGCTAAGTTCGTCAACGCATTGATGCACTCGATAGAGAAGTTCGACATCGAAAAGGCGCTAAAGAAGCTGAAGGAAAAAGACAGAGCAGAGTGGCTCTCAGTTAAATTCTCCCATCCACGCTGGTACGTTGAGTACATCATCGACCTTTTGGGCTATGACGAAGCCGTTCGTCTGTTCCTCAGCAACAACAGGCCGCAGAGATACTACGTTAGAGCTAATACCCTGAAGACGGACGTGGACTCGCTGAGAGACTACCTTGAAGAAAAGGGCGTTAGGACTGCCTTAACTCCTGTTCCTGATGTCCTGAAAGTTCTTAAATACAAAACACCGGTCACGAGGTTCGAGTGGTACAGGGAAGGGAAGTTCGTAATCCAGGATCTGGCTTCAGCCTACGTCGCCCACGTCCTAAGCCCCGAACCTGGAGACAGGATCCTTGATCTAGCGGCAGCCCCAGGTTCAAAGACCTTCCACGTGGCGGCGCTGATGGAGAATAAGGGAGAGATTGTAGCGGTGGATTATTCCTACGACCGGTTGATGAGAATGAGAGAAAAGATAAAGATTTTAGGAATTAAAAATGTCAGACTCGTCCACGCTGACGGCCAGAGCTTCAGGGACAATACAGGTTTTGA
- a CDS encoding DUF3368 domain-containing protein, which yields MRTVFNSSPLIILGKLGYLTSSIALFGEVYAPEGVLLEITTKEDEVSALLRELTERNLISVMEIEKITELEYLGLHRGELGAITLAKCLDAVVVLDDLKARKAARLEGLNVIGTLGILRILNETGMLKESPQTLLEILTHVGFRIRPELFYKVMGEKE from the coding sequence GTGAGGACCGTCTTTAATTCGTCCCCACTTATAATCCTTGGAAAGCTTGGATACTTAACTAGTTCGATAGCACTTTTTGGAGAGGTTTACGCTCCTGAGGGAGTTCTGCTGGAGATCACCACGAAGGAGGATGAGGTAAGCGCCCTTCTGCGAGAACTTACGGAGAGGAACCTTATCTCAGTCATGGAAATTGAGAAAATCACCGAGTTGGAGTATCTGGGACTTCACAGGGGGGAACTGGGGGCAATAACCCTTGCAAAGTGCCTCGATGCTGTGGTCGTTCTCGATGACCTGAAAGCCAGGAAAGCCGCAAGACTTGAGGGCTTGAATGTTATAGGTACGCTGGGCATACTGAGGATTTTAAACGAAACCGGCATGCTCAAAGAATCCCCCCAAACGCTTTTGGAAATTTTAACCCATGTTGGTTTCCGGATTCGCCCCGAGCTGTTTTACAAGGTTATGGGTGAGAAAGAATGA
- a CDS encoding DNA polymerase domain-containing protein translates to MILDTDYITEDGRPVIRVFKKENGEFKIDYDRNFEPYIYALLRDDSAIEDIKKITAERHGTTVRVVRAEKVKKKFLGRPIEVWKLYFTHPQDVPAIRDRIRKHPAIVDIYEYDIPFAKRYLIDKGLIPMERDEELKMLAFDIETLYHEGEEFAEGPVLMISYASEEGVRVITWKKINLPYVDVVSTEKEMIKRFLKVVKEKDPDVLITYNGDNFDFAYLKKRCEKLGVNFTLGRDGSEPKIQRMGDRFAVEVKGRIHFDLYPVIRHTVNLPTYTLEAVYKAIFGQPKEKVYAEEIAQAWETGEGLERVARYSMEDAQVTYELGREFFPMEAQLSRLVGQSFWDVSRSSTGNLVEWFLLRKAYERNELAPNKPSNRELERRRGGYTGGYVKEPEKGLWENIAYLDYKALYPSIIITHNVSPDTLNREGCKEYDEAPQVGHRFCKDFPGFIPSLLGDLLEERQKIKKRMKATIDPLEKKLLDYRQRAIKILANSFYGYYAYAKARWYCKECAESVTAWGRGYIEMTMREIEEKFGFRVLYADSVTGDTEIIIRRRGRIEFVPIKNLFECVDYRVDEKEYCVLNGVEALTLDNRGRLVWERVPYVMRHKTDKRIYRIWFTNSWYLDVTEDHSLIGYLNTSKVKPGKPLKEHFVEVRPEELGDIVKSLITPNRPIARPIKANPIAVRLWELIGLLVGDGSWGGTSHWAKYYVGLSCGLDKSEIERKALKPLKEAGIISNYYDKNKKGDVSIFSKWLAGFMIKYFKDENGGKTIPSFMLNLPREYIEAFLRGLFSADGTVSLRREIPEIRLTSVNRELSDAVRKLLWLVGVSNSLFTETKPNRYLEKGNGTHSTHVRIKNRHRFAERVGFLIDRKFTKLLENLGGHTTKKRTYKYDFDLVYPKKIEEIAHDGYVYDIEVEGTHRFFANGILVHNTDGFFATIPGADAETVKKKAKEFLDYINPRLPGLLELEYEGFYRRGFFVTKKKYAVIDEEGKITTRGLEIVRRDWSEIAKETQARVLEAILRHGDVEEAVRIVKEVTEKLSKYEVPPEKLVIHEQITRDLRDYKATGPHVAIAKRLAAKGVKIRPGTVISYIVLKGSGRIGDKAIPFDEFDPTKHRYDADYYIENQVLPAVERILKAFSYRKEDLRYQKMRQVGLGVWLKPKGER, encoded by the coding sequence ATGATTCTCGATACTGACTACATCACCGAAGACGGAAGGCCCGTCATCAGGGTGTTCAAGAAAGAGAACGGCGAGTTCAAGATAGACTACGACAGGAACTTTGAGCCGTACATCTATGCTCTCCTGAGGGACGATTCAGCGATTGAAGACATCAAAAAGATCACAGCCGAGAGGCACGGCACGACGGTGAGAGTAGTTAGGGCCGAGAAGGTGAAAAAGAAGTTCCTCGGCAGGCCGATTGAGGTCTGGAAGCTCTACTTCACCCACCCCCAGGATGTTCCGGCGATAAGGGACAGAATAAGAAAACATCCCGCCATTGTAGACATCTACGAGTACGACATACCCTTCGCAAAAAGATACCTTATCGACAAGGGCTTAATCCCGATGGAGAGAGATGAAGAACTCAAGATGCTTGCCTTCGACATTGAGACACTCTATCACGAGGGTGAAGAGTTCGCCGAGGGACCGGTTCTCATGATAAGCTATGCCAGTGAGGAAGGGGTAAGAGTTATAACCTGGAAGAAAATCAACCTTCCCTACGTCGACGTCGTCTCCACCGAGAAGGAGATGATAAAGCGCTTCCTCAAGGTCGTCAAGGAGAAGGACCCGGATGTTCTCATAACTTACAACGGTGACAACTTCGACTTCGCCTACCTCAAAAAGCGCTGTGAAAAGCTCGGTGTAAACTTCACGCTCGGCAGGGACGGTAGCGAACCGAAGATACAGAGGATGGGTGACCGTTTTGCCGTCGAGGTAAAGGGAAGGATTCACTTCGACCTCTACCCCGTCATAAGGCACACCGTCAACCTGCCCACTTACACGTTGGAGGCCGTCTACAAGGCCATCTTTGGGCAGCCAAAGGAGAAGGTCTATGCCGAAGAGATAGCGCAGGCCTGGGAAACGGGCGAGGGCTTAGAAAGGGTGGCACGCTACTCAATGGAGGATGCACAGGTTACCTACGAGCTGGGAAGGGAGTTCTTTCCAATGGAGGCCCAGCTCTCGCGCCTCGTCGGGCAGAGCTTCTGGGACGTCTCGCGTTCCAGCACGGGCAACCTCGTTGAGTGGTTTCTCCTGAGGAAGGCCTACGAGAGGAACGAGCTGGCACCAAACAAGCCTTCCAACCGGGAACTTGAGAGGCGCAGGGGTGGCTACACCGGTGGCTATGTCAAGGAGCCTGAGAAAGGACTGTGGGAGAATATAGCTTACCTCGATTACAAAGCTCTTTACCCCTCGATCATCATCACCCACAACGTCTCGCCTGACACTCTCAACCGCGAGGGTTGTAAAGAGTACGACGAGGCTCCGCAGGTTGGTCACAGGTTCTGCAAGGACTTCCCCGGCTTCATCCCGAGCCTCCTCGGCGACCTCTTGGAGGAGAGGCAGAAGATAAAGAAGCGTATGAAGGCCACGATAGATCCGCTGGAGAAGAAGCTCCTCGATTACAGGCAACGGGCCATTAAGATCTTGGCCAATTCATTCTACGGCTACTATGCCTATGCAAAGGCCCGCTGGTACTGCAAGGAATGCGCCGAGAGCGTTACCGCGTGGGGTAGGGGATACATTGAAATGACCATGAGAGAAATAGAGGAGAAGTTCGGGTTTAGAGTGCTCTACGCAGATAGCGTCACCGGGGATACGGAGATTATCATCAGAAGACGGGGCAGAATTGAGTTCGTTCCAATTAAGAACCTCTTTGAGTGCGTTGATTACAGGGTTGATGAGAAAGAGTACTGTGTTCTTAATGGGGTTGAGGCGCTAACACTGGACAACAGGGGTAGGCTAGTGTGGGAAAGAGTTCCATACGTCATGAGGCATAAAACAGACAAGAGAATTTACAGAATATGGTTCACCAACTCTTGGTATCTAGATGTTACAGAAGACCATTCTCTGATAGGCTACCTGAACACAAGCAAGGTCAAACCCGGAAAGCCCTTAAAAGAGCACTTCGTCGAGGTCAGGCCTGAAGAACTGGGGGATATAGTTAAGTCACTCATTACACCCAATCGGCCAATTGCTCGCCCCATCAAGGCCAACCCAATTGCCGTCAGGCTCTGGGAGCTTATTGGCCTGCTAGTTGGAGATGGTAGCTGGGGAGGGACTTCACATTGGGCCAAATACTACGTTGGCCTCTCCTGTGGGCTGGATAAGTCTGAGATAGAGAGGAAAGCTCTAAAGCCTCTAAAGGAGGCAGGCATTATCTCTAACTACTACGACAAAAACAAGAAGGGCGATGTTTCCATATTCTCCAAGTGGCTCGCGGGATTCATGATCAAATACTTCAAAGATGAAAACGGGGGCAAAACCATTCCCAGCTTCATGTTAAACCTTCCGAGGGAATACATAGAGGCCTTTCTACGGGGATTGTTCTCAGCGGACGGAACAGTGAGTTTACGTAGGGAAATCCCCGAAATTAGACTGACAAGCGTTAACAGAGAGCTTAGTGATGCCGTGAGGAAGTTGCTGTGGCTGGTTGGGGTCTCCAACTCACTATTCACCGAAACCAAGCCAAACCGGTATCTGGAGAAAGGAAATGGAACGCATTCAACTCACGTGAGGATAAAGAACAGGCATCGCTTTGCCGAGAGGGTAGGCTTCCTCATAGACAGAAAATTCACCAAACTCTTGGAGAATCTAGGGGGGCATACAACCAAGAAGAGGACTTACAAATATGATTTCGATCTGGTATATCCCAAGAAAATCGAAGAGATAGCCCACGACGGCTACGTCTACGATATAGAGGTTGAGGGAACCCACAGATTCTTTGCCAATGGAATACTCGTTCACAACACCGATGGATTTTTCGCGACTATACCCGGGGCAGACGCCGAAACCGTCAAAAAGAAGGCTAAAGAGTTCCTAGATTACATCAACCCTAGACTGCCCGGTCTTCTGGAGCTCGAGTACGAGGGCTTTTACAGGCGCGGTTTCTTCGTGACGAAGAAGAAGTACGCCGTAATCGACGAGGAGGGCAAGATAACGACACGCGGGCTTGAAATCGTCAGGAGGGACTGGAGCGAGATAGCGAAGGAGACGCAGGCAAGAGTCCTCGAAGCCATATTGAGACACGGTGACGTTGAAGAGGCCGTTAGGATCGTCAAAGAGGTGACGGAGAAGCTGAGCAAGTACGAGGTTCCGCCCGAAAAGCTCGTCATCCACGAGCAGATCACGAGGGATCTAAGGGACTACAAAGCAACCGGACCACACGTGGCCATAGCGAAGCGCCTCGCTGCCAAGGGGGTTAAAATCCGGCCCGGAACGGTCATCAGCTACATCGTGCTGAAAGGCTCCGGAAGGATAGGAGACAAGGCGATACCCTTCGACGAGTTCGACCCCACGAAGCACCGCTACGATGCAGACTATTACATCGAGAACCAGGTTCTGCCAGCGGTTGAGAGGATTCTAAAGGCCTTCAGTTACAGGAAGGAGGACCTACGCTACCAGAAGATGCGGCAGGTTGGACTGGGGGTGTGGCTGAAGCCGAAGGGAGAGAGATGA
- a CDS encoding HAD family hydrolase encodes MRVKLVSFDVWNTLLNINVMLSTLSRGLAEITGMNETKTDRGVTLARERIKAMRARAAGNPERTLEESQELLAEVLGIDVELVKRAAARATLGIGDRIVLPGAKDALEGVKRRDLKVTVTGNVMFWPGSYTRLLLERFGLMDYIDRTFFADEVKTYKPMPEMFEKPLKTFGINPEEAVHIGDTYAEDFEGALKAGMWAVWINPEAEGVRRIHERGFEVPRVEGILKVLELIDGNDI; translated from the coding sequence ATGAGGGTAAAGCTGGTCTCCTTTGACGTCTGGAACACCCTCCTCAACATTAACGTCATGCTCTCCACCCTCTCGAGGGGCCTTGCGGAGATAACTGGAATGAACGAGACTAAAACGGATAGGGGAGTTACCCTCGCTCGGGAGAGGATAAAGGCCATGCGCGCCAGAGCGGCCGGGAATCCGGAGAGAACACTCGAAGAGAGCCAGGAGCTTTTGGCGGAAGTCCTTGGAATCGATGTTGAACTCGTCAAGAGGGCGGCGGCAAGGGCCACCCTCGGGATTGGGGACAGGATAGTCCTGCCGGGGGCGAAGGATGCCCTGGAAGGCGTCAAGAGGAGAGACCTGAAGGTCACCGTTACGGGCAACGTGATGTTCTGGCCAGGCTCTTACACAAGGCTCCTTCTCGAGCGCTTTGGTCTGATGGATTACATTGACAGGACCTTCTTCGCCGATGAGGTGAAGACCTACAAGCCAATGCCCGAGATGTTCGAGAAGCCACTCAAGACATTTGGGATAAATCCAGAGGAGGCAGTACACATCGGCGACACCTACGCGGAGGACTTTGAGGGTGCTTTAAAGGCCGGAATGTGGGCAGTCTGGATAAATCCGGAAGCTGAGGGAGTGCGGCGAATCCACGAGAGGGGCTTTGAGGTGCCAAGGGTTGAGGGGATTTTAAAGGTGCTGGAGCTAATTGATGGGAATGATATTTAA